From a region of the Vanessa atalanta chromosome 13, ilVanAtal1.2, whole genome shotgun sequence genome:
- the LOC125068433 gene encoding uncharacterized protein LOC125068433, producing MSEPKARIEMAPNVPEHAGETTRESFRVGVRIPPFYAEKPALWFSQMEAQFALSNIKTDETKFYYVTGNLDPQYACEVEDIITYPPTTNKYERLKSELIKRLSASKEKKLKQLLMHEELGDRKPSQFYRHLTNLAGPGVPEDFLRTIWASRLPHNMQAIIASQSKSTIDDLAELADRISDVVGPQMASTSAVTSNSSENTEIAALAKQVASLTEKIERMSRERGRSRYRNRSRHRSSSTRSKSSSHCWYHQHFGERAKKCIPPCDYRASGNAKGDQ from the coding sequence ATGAGCGAGCCTAAAGCACGCATCGAAATGGCACCGAACGTTCCGGAACATGCGGGTGAGACCACGCGTGAATCATTTCGGGTTGGTGTAAGAATCCCACCATTTTACGCCGAGAAACCAGCTCTTTGGTTCTCCCAGATGGAAGCACAGTTTGCtctgtcaaatataaaaactgacGAGACCaagttttattatgtaacgGGGAATTTGGACCCTCAATATGCTTGCGAGGTGGAGGACATAATCACCTACCCCCCAACTACTAATAAATACGAAAGGCTAAAAAGCGAGTTGATAAAAAGATTATCTGCTTCCAAAGAGAAGAAATTAAAGCAGCTCCTCATGCACGAGGAATTAGGAGACAGAAAACCGTCACAGTTCTACAGGCATCTTACGAACTTAGCTGGACCTGGAGTACCAGAAGACTTCCTGCGCACTATATGGGCAAGTCGACTCCCACATAATATGCAGGCAATTATTGCCTCGCAATCGAAAAGCACGATCGACGATCTGGCGGAATTAGCTGACCGAATTAGCGACGTGGTTGGACCTCAAATGGCGTCAACATCAGCCGTCACGAGTAATAGCAGTGAAAATACCGAAATTGCAGCCCTGGCTAAACAAGTCGCTAGTTTAACCGAAAAAATAGAAAGGATGTCGAGAGAGCGCGGACGGTCTAGATACCGGAACCGCAGTCGTCATCGCTCGAGTTCTACGCGATCAAAATCTTCATCACACTGCTGGTACCATCAACATTTCGGCGAACGTGCTAAAAAGTGTATACCGCCATGTGACTACCGAGCGTCGGGAAACGCAAAGGGCGATCAGTAA